One window of the Syngnathus typhle isolate RoL2023-S1 ecotype Sweden linkage group LG21, RoL_Styp_1.0, whole genome shotgun sequence genome contains the following:
- the grip1 gene encoding glutamate receptor-interacting protein 1 isoform X15, producing the protein MIAVSFKCRCQILRRVNKDEGPYTKQSAGSRPSDGALAVRRQSIPDEFRGCTLVELMKKEGTTLGLTVSGGIDKDGKPRVSNLRQGGIAARSDQLNVGDYIRSVNGINLAKFRHDEIISLLKNVGERVLLEVEYELPPVSVQGSGVIFKTVEVTLHKEGNSFGFVIRGGACEDRNKCRPIVIATVRSGGPADREGSIKPGDRLLSVDGIRLHGNTLAEAMSVLKQSGQEATMLLEYDVSVMDSVSSASGPLLVEVAKATGSSLGVALSSSMFCSKQVIVIDKVKAASIADRCGALHAGDHILSVDGKSMEFCSLAEATQLLSASCHNVRLEILPQHQARPALNAPQQALGHTFSPGSMSAYSLSSLNMSIPRNAYPTSPRGTLMRKKQKKKDFKSSLSLASSTVGLAGQVVHTETTEVTLLGDGVMGFGLQLQGGVFATETLSSPPLIAYIDPDSPAERCGILQIGDRILSINGVPTEDSTLEETNQLLRDSSITAQLTLEIEFDVAESVIPSSGTFHVKLPKKPGVELGITISSPSNRKAGDPLIISDIKKGSVAHRTGTLELGDKLLAIDNIRVETCSMEEAVQILRQCEELVKLKIRKDEDNSDEQEVSGSIIYTVELQRYGGPLGITISGTEEPFDPIIISSLTKGGLAERTGAIHVGDRILAINSSSLKGKPLSEAITLLQQAGETVTLKIKKHGERTSSLRQTGRGRRRTSACICLCAVSSPKSCPGQENHDGEGGEEPPLTAPPPSAQRLFGTLPSVDSAVESWDGSNVDGGFGSPTPSFQSSPFTFHEWRNAKTGNSQSPASSRRRANPLPDLSGLNDDWEHVTLGGFTVGHDGTEPDQEENFWSQALEDLETCGQSGILRELEATIMSGSTLSLNHEPPASRTSLGRQASFQERSNTRPQVTPRSNTLPSDPQRRAFAMKKMRQEVNDILNQTPVELRKLTLEKSSDLEDFGFSVSDGVLDRGVYVNNIRGGGPAERGGLQAYDRLLQINHVRTRDFDCCLVVPLIAESSNRLDLVISRNPASSANPLTNHTEGTDNSHAPQPTAYQKEAREDAGEDGAPIKWKKPGDGLGAGLGAGLVTNTSV; encoded by the exons ATGATCGCCGTGTCGTTCAAATGCCGATGTCAGATCCTGCGCAGGGTGAATAAAG ATGAAGGTCCGTACACCAAACAGTCGGCGGGCTCGCGTCCGTCGGACGGCGCGCTGGCCGTCAGGAGGCAGAGCATCCCGG ATGAGTTCCGGGGCTGCACGCTGGTGGAGCTGATGAAGAAGGAGGGCACCACGCTGGGGCTGACCGTGTCGGGCGGCATCGACAAGGACGGAAAGCCGCGGGTGTCCAACCTGAGGCAGGGAGGGATCGCCGCCAG GAGCGACCAGCTGAACGTGGGCGACTACATCCGCTCCGTCAACGGCATCAACTTGGCCAAGTTCCGCCACGACGAGATCATCAGCCTGCTGAAGAACGTGGGCGAGCGCGTGCTGCTGGAGGTGGAATACGAGCTGCCGCCCGTCT CCGTGCAGGGTTCGGGTGTCATCTTCAAGACGGTGGAGGTGACGCTGCACAAGGAAGGGAACAGCTTTGGATTCGTCATCAGAG GTGGAGCCTGTGAAGACAGGAACAAGTGTCGACCCATCGTCATAGCAACCGTGCGCTCGGGAGGGCCAGCCGACAG GGAGGGCAGCATCAAACCTGGCGACCGTCTGCTGAGCGTTGACGGCATCCGTCTCCACGGCAACACGCTGGCGGAAGCCATGAGCGTTCTGAAGCAGAGCGGACAGGAAGCCACCATGCTGCTGGAGTACGACGTCTCCGTCATGG ACTCGGTGTCTTCGGCGTCGGGTCCTCTGCTGGTGGAGGTTGCCAAGGCGACGGGCTCCAGCCTGGGCGTGGCTCTGTCCTCGTCCATGTTCTGCAGCAAGCAGGTCATCGTCATTGACAAAGTGAAAGCGGCCAGCATCGCCGACAG GTGCGGCGCCCTCCACGCGGGCGATCACATCCTGTCGGTGGACGGCAAATCCATGGAGTTCTGCTCCCTGGCCGAGGCCACGCAGCTGCTCTCGGCTTCCTGCCACAACGTGCGCTTGGAGATCCTGCCGCAGCACCAGGCCCGCCCGGCCCTCAACGCGCCGCAGCAAG CGCTGGGCCACACGTTCTCGCCGGGCTCCATGTCGGCGTACAGTCTGTCGTCCCTCAACATGAGCATTCCCAGGAACGCGTATCCCACCAGTCCGCGGGGCACGCTCATGAggaagaagcagaagaagaaggacTTCAAGAGCTCCC tgTCCCTGGCGTCCAGCACGGTGGGTCTGGCCGGCCAGGTGGTCCACACCGAGACCACCGAGGTGACCTTGCTGGGCGACGGCGTCATGGGCTTCGGCCTCCAGCTGCAGGGCGGCGTCTTTGCCACCGAGACGCTCTCCTCGCCCCCGCTCATCGCTTACATCGACCCTGACAGCCCCGCTGAGAG GTGCGGCATCCTCCAGATCGGCGACAGGATCTTGTCCATCAACGGAGTTCCCACAGAAGACTCCACTTTGGAAGAAACCAATCAGCTGCTCAGAGACTCCTCCATCACCGCACAACTCACACTGGAGATTGAGTTCGACGTGGCCg AATCGGTCATCCCGTCCTCCGGAACCTTCCACGTGAAGCTGCCCAAGAAACCGGGAGTGGAACTGGGAATCACCATCAGCT CGCCGTCCAACAGGAAAGCGGGGGACCCTCTCATCATCTCAGACATCAAGAAGGGCAGCGTGGCTCACAG GACGGGCACGCTGGAGCTGGGAGACAAGCTGCTGGCCATCGACAACATCCGCGTGGAGACCTGCTCCATGGAGGAGGCCGTGCAGATCCTGCGGCAGTGCGAGGAGCTGGTCAAGCTCAAGATACGCAAAGACGAGGACAACTCCG ACGAGCAGGAGGTGTCGGGGAGCATCATCTACACGGTGGAGCTGCAGCGCTACGGAGGGCCCCTGGGCATCACCATCTCCGGCACCGAGGAGCCTTTCGACCCTATCATCATCTCCTCGCTCACCAAGGGAGGCCTGGCCGAGAG GACGGGCGCCATCCACGTGGGCGACCGCATCCTGGCCATCAACAGCAGCAGCCTGAAGGGCAAACCCCTGAGCGAGGCCATCACCCTCCTCCAGCAGGCGGGGGAGACCGTCACGCTCAAGATCAAGAAACACGGCGAACGTACGTCCTCGCTGCGCCAAACCGGTCGCGGGCGTCGCCGAACCTCAGCCTGCATTTGCCTCTGCGCAGTGTCCAGTCCCAAATCGTGTCCGGGCCAGGAGAACCACGACGGCGAGGGCGGAGAGGAGCCCCCTCTCACGGCGCCGCCCCCTTCGGCTCAGAGGTTGTTCGGCACGCTGCCCTCCGTCGACAGCGCCGTGGAGTCCTGGGACGGGTCCAACGTGGACGGCGGCTTCGGCAGCCCGA ctccttcctTCCAGTCGTCGCCCTTCACCTTCCACGAGTGGCGCAACGCCAAGACGGGCAACAGCCAATCGCCCGCTTCGTCTCGCCGGAGAGCCAATCCGCTGCCGGACCTGTCGGGCCTCAACGACGACTGGGAACACGTCACGCTCGGCGG GTTCACGGTAGGACATGATGGGACAGAACCGGACCAGGAGGAGAACTTCTGGTCTCAGGCTCTGGAGGATCTGGAGACGTGTGGACAGAGCGGAATCCTCAGAGAACtggag GCCACCATCATGTCCGGCTCCACCCTCAGCCTGAACCACGAGCCGCCCGCCTCGCGCACCTCGCTGGGACGCCAGGCCAGCTTCCAGGAACGCAGCAACACCCGCCCCCAG GTGACCCCGCGCTCCAACACCTTGCCCTCCGACCCCCAGCGCAGAGCCTTCGCCATGAAGAAGATGAGGCAGGAAGTCAACGACATCCTCAATCAGACGCCGGTGGAGCTTCGCAAG CTGACTCTGGAAAAGTCTTCCGACTTGGAGGACTTTGGCTTCAGCGTGTCGGACGGCGTTCTCGATCGCGGCGTTTACGTCAACAACATCCGCGGCGGCGGCCCGGCCGAGCGCGGAGGCCTGCAAGCGTACGACCGCCTCCTCCAG ATCAACCACGTGCGCACTCGAGACTTTGACTGCTGCCTGGTGGTTCCGCTCATCGCCGAGTCGTCCAACCGCTTGGATTTGGTCATCAGCCGAAACCCCGCCTCCTCTGCCAACCCGCTGACCAATCATACGGAAGGCACAGACAATAGCCACGCCCCTCAGCCCACCGCTTACCAAAAGGAAGCGCGTGAGGACGCGGGCGAGGACGGCGCGCCAATCAAGTGGAAGAAACCTGGGGACGGGCTGGGGGCCGGCCTGGGGGCGGGGCTAGTCACCAACACTTCTGTATAG
- the grip1 gene encoding glutamate receptor-interacting protein 1 isoform X11: MIAVSFKCRCQILRRVNKDEGPYTKQSAGSRPSDGALAVRRQSIPDEFRGCTLVELMKKEGTTLGLTVSGGIDKDGKPRVSNLRQGGIAARSDQLNVGDYIRSVNGINLAKFRHDEIISLLKNVGERVLLEVEYELPPVSVQGSGVIFKTVEVTLHKEGNSFGFVIRGGACEDRNKCRPIVIATVRSGGPADREGSIKPGDRLLSVDGIRLHGNTLAEAMSVLKQSGQEATMLLEYDVSVMDSVSSASGPLLVEVAKATGSSLGVALSSSMFCSKQVIVIDKVKAASIADRCGALHAGDHILSVDGKSMEFCSLAEATQLLSASCHNVRLEILPQHQARPALNAPQQALGHTFSPGSMSAYSLSSLNMSIPRNAYPTSPRGTLMRKKQKKKDFKSSLSLASSTVGLAGQVVHTETTEVTLLGDGVMGFGLQLQGGVFATETLSSPPLIAYIDPDSPAERCGILQIGDRILSINGVPTEDSTLEETNQLLRDSSITAQLTLEIEFDVAESVIPSSGTFHVKLPKKPGVELGITISSPSNRKAGDPLIISDIKKGSVAHRTGTLELGDKLLAIDNIRVETCSMEEAVQILRQCEELVKLKIRKDEDNSDEQEVSGSIIYTVELQRYGGPLGITISGTEEPFDPIIISSLTKGGLAERTGAIHVGDRILAINSSSLKGKPLSEAITLLQQAGETVTLKIKKHGERTSSLRQTGRGRRRTSACICLCAVSSPKSCPGQENHDGEGGEEPPLTAPPPSAQRLFGTLPSVDSAVESWDGSNVDGGFGSPTPSFQSSPFTFHEWRNAKTGNSQSPASSRRRANPLPDLSGLNDDWEHVTLGGFTVGHDGTEPDQEENFWSQALEDLETCGQSGILRELEEPEKETALLTRATIMSGSTLSLNHEPPASRTSLGRQASFQERSNTRPQVTPRSNTLPSDPQRRAFAMKKMRQEVNDILNQTPVELRKLTLEKSSDLEDFGFSVSDGVLDRGVYVNNIRGGGPAERGGLQAYDRLLQINHVRTRDFDCCLVVPLIAESSNRLDLVISRNPASSANPLTNHTEGTDNSHAPQPTAYQKEAREDAGEDGAPIKWKKPGDGLGAGLGAGLVTNTSV, from the exons ATGATCGCCGTGTCGTTCAAATGCCGATGTCAGATCCTGCGCAGGGTGAATAAAG ATGAAGGTCCGTACACCAAACAGTCGGCGGGCTCGCGTCCGTCGGACGGCGCGCTGGCCGTCAGGAGGCAGAGCATCCCGG ATGAGTTCCGGGGCTGCACGCTGGTGGAGCTGATGAAGAAGGAGGGCACCACGCTGGGGCTGACCGTGTCGGGCGGCATCGACAAGGACGGAAAGCCGCGGGTGTCCAACCTGAGGCAGGGAGGGATCGCCGCCAG GAGCGACCAGCTGAACGTGGGCGACTACATCCGCTCCGTCAACGGCATCAACTTGGCCAAGTTCCGCCACGACGAGATCATCAGCCTGCTGAAGAACGTGGGCGAGCGCGTGCTGCTGGAGGTGGAATACGAGCTGCCGCCCGTCT CCGTGCAGGGTTCGGGTGTCATCTTCAAGACGGTGGAGGTGACGCTGCACAAGGAAGGGAACAGCTTTGGATTCGTCATCAGAG GTGGAGCCTGTGAAGACAGGAACAAGTGTCGACCCATCGTCATAGCAACCGTGCGCTCGGGAGGGCCAGCCGACAG GGAGGGCAGCATCAAACCTGGCGACCGTCTGCTGAGCGTTGACGGCATCCGTCTCCACGGCAACACGCTGGCGGAAGCCATGAGCGTTCTGAAGCAGAGCGGACAGGAAGCCACCATGCTGCTGGAGTACGACGTCTCCGTCATGG ACTCGGTGTCTTCGGCGTCGGGTCCTCTGCTGGTGGAGGTTGCCAAGGCGACGGGCTCCAGCCTGGGCGTGGCTCTGTCCTCGTCCATGTTCTGCAGCAAGCAGGTCATCGTCATTGACAAAGTGAAAGCGGCCAGCATCGCCGACAG GTGCGGCGCCCTCCACGCGGGCGATCACATCCTGTCGGTGGACGGCAAATCCATGGAGTTCTGCTCCCTGGCCGAGGCCACGCAGCTGCTCTCGGCTTCCTGCCACAACGTGCGCTTGGAGATCCTGCCGCAGCACCAGGCCCGCCCGGCCCTCAACGCGCCGCAGCAAG CGCTGGGCCACACGTTCTCGCCGGGCTCCATGTCGGCGTACAGTCTGTCGTCCCTCAACATGAGCATTCCCAGGAACGCGTATCCCACCAGTCCGCGGGGCACGCTCATGAggaagaagcagaagaagaaggacTTCAAGAGCTCCC tgTCCCTGGCGTCCAGCACGGTGGGTCTGGCCGGCCAGGTGGTCCACACCGAGACCACCGAGGTGACCTTGCTGGGCGACGGCGTCATGGGCTTCGGCCTCCAGCTGCAGGGCGGCGTCTTTGCCACCGAGACGCTCTCCTCGCCCCCGCTCATCGCTTACATCGACCCTGACAGCCCCGCTGAGAG GTGCGGCATCCTCCAGATCGGCGACAGGATCTTGTCCATCAACGGAGTTCCCACAGAAGACTCCACTTTGGAAGAAACCAATCAGCTGCTCAGAGACTCCTCCATCACCGCACAACTCACACTGGAGATTGAGTTCGACGTGGCCg AATCGGTCATCCCGTCCTCCGGAACCTTCCACGTGAAGCTGCCCAAGAAACCGGGAGTGGAACTGGGAATCACCATCAGCT CGCCGTCCAACAGGAAAGCGGGGGACCCTCTCATCATCTCAGACATCAAGAAGGGCAGCGTGGCTCACAG GACGGGCACGCTGGAGCTGGGAGACAAGCTGCTGGCCATCGACAACATCCGCGTGGAGACCTGCTCCATGGAGGAGGCCGTGCAGATCCTGCGGCAGTGCGAGGAGCTGGTCAAGCTCAAGATACGCAAAGACGAGGACAACTCCG ACGAGCAGGAGGTGTCGGGGAGCATCATCTACACGGTGGAGCTGCAGCGCTACGGAGGGCCCCTGGGCATCACCATCTCCGGCACCGAGGAGCCTTTCGACCCTATCATCATCTCCTCGCTCACCAAGGGAGGCCTGGCCGAGAG GACGGGCGCCATCCACGTGGGCGACCGCATCCTGGCCATCAACAGCAGCAGCCTGAAGGGCAAACCCCTGAGCGAGGCCATCACCCTCCTCCAGCAGGCGGGGGAGACCGTCACGCTCAAGATCAAGAAACACGGCGAACGTACGTCCTCGCTGCGCCAAACCGGTCGCGGGCGTCGCCGAACCTCAGCCTGCATTTGCCTCTGCGCAGTGTCCAGTCCCAAATCGTGTCCGGGCCAGGAGAACCACGACGGCGAGGGCGGAGAGGAGCCCCCTCTCACGGCGCCGCCCCCTTCGGCTCAGAGGTTGTTCGGCACGCTGCCCTCCGTCGACAGCGCCGTGGAGTCCTGGGACGGGTCCAACGTGGACGGCGGCTTCGGCAGCCCGA ctccttcctTCCAGTCGTCGCCCTTCACCTTCCACGAGTGGCGCAACGCCAAGACGGGCAACAGCCAATCGCCCGCTTCGTCTCGCCGGAGAGCCAATCCGCTGCCGGACCTGTCGGGCCTCAACGACGACTGGGAACACGTCACGCTCGGCGG GTTCACGGTAGGACATGATGGGACAGAACCGGACCAGGAGGAGAACTTCTGGTCTCAGGCTCTGGAGGATCTGGAGACGTGTGGACAGAGCGGAATCCTCAGAGAACtggag GAACCGGAAAAGGAGACGGCGCTCCTCACTAGG GCCACCATCATGTCCGGCTCCACCCTCAGCCTGAACCACGAGCCGCCCGCCTCGCGCACCTCGCTGGGACGCCAGGCCAGCTTCCAGGAACGCAGCAACACCCGCCCCCAG GTGACCCCGCGCTCCAACACCTTGCCCTCCGACCCCCAGCGCAGAGCCTTCGCCATGAAGAAGATGAGGCAGGAAGTCAACGACATCCTCAATCAGACGCCGGTGGAGCTTCGCAAG CTGACTCTGGAAAAGTCTTCCGACTTGGAGGACTTTGGCTTCAGCGTGTCGGACGGCGTTCTCGATCGCGGCGTTTACGTCAACAACATCCGCGGCGGCGGCCCGGCCGAGCGCGGAGGCCTGCAAGCGTACGACCGCCTCCTCCAG ATCAACCACGTGCGCACTCGAGACTTTGACTGCTGCCTGGTGGTTCCGCTCATCGCCGAGTCGTCCAACCGCTTGGATTTGGTCATCAGCCGAAACCCCGCCTCCTCTGCCAACCCGCTGACCAATCATACGGAAGGCACAGACAATAGCCACGCCCCTCAGCCCACCGCTTACCAAAAGGAAGCGCGTGAGGACGCGGGCGAGGACGGCGCGCCAATCAAGTGGAAGAAACCTGGGGACGGGCTGGGGGCCGGCCTGGGGGCGGGGCTAGTCACCAACACTTCTGTATAG
- the grip1 gene encoding glutamate receptor-interacting protein 1 isoform X1: protein MERFLALLRLLQRRRRRRYRADDDYQEGYDDVYFYTSKYHARLLHEGPYTKQSAGSRPSDGALAVRRQSIPDEFRGCTLVELMKKEGTTLGLTVSGGIDKDGKPRVSNLRQGGIAARSDQLNVGDYIRSVNGINLAKFRHDEIISLLKNVGERVLLEVEYELPPVSVQGSGVIFKTVEVTLHKEGNSFGFVIRGGACEDRNKCRPIVIATVRSGGPADREGSIKPGDRLLSVDGIRLHGNTLAEAMSVLKQSGQEATMLLEYDVSVMDSVSSASGPLLVEVAKATGSSLGVALSSSMFCSKQVIVIDKVKAASIADRCGALHAGDHILSVDGKSMEFCSLAEATQLLSASCHNVRLEILPQHQARPALNAPQQVKVQRSPRPLPWETGTSAPILPPYHYNTYHPDQSGGRSHNRHANNASLGHTFSPGSMSAYSLSSLNMSIPRNAYPTSPRGTLMRKKQKKKDFKSSLSLASSTVGLAGQVVHTETTEVTLLGDGVMGFGLQLQGGVFATETLSSPPLIAYIDPDSPAERCGILQIGDRILSINGVPTEDSTLEETNQLLRDSSITAQLTLEIEFDVAESVIPSSGTFHVKLPKKPGVELGITISSPSNRKAGDPLIISDIKKGSVAHRTGTLELGDKLLAIDNIRVETCSMEEAVQILRQCEELVKLKIRKDEDNSGKRRPASRPLAKRQPTPTPRLADEQEVSGSIIYTVELQRYGGPLGITISGTEEPFDPIIISSLTKGGLAERTGAIHVGDRILAINSSSLKGKPLSEAITLLQQAGETVTLKIKKHGERTSSLRQTGRGRRRTSACICLCAVSSPKSCPGQENHDGEGGEEPPLTAPPPSAQRLFGTLPSVDSAVESWDGSNVDGGFGSPTPSFQSSPFTFHEWRNAKTGNSQSPASSRRRANPLPDLSGLNDDWEHVTLGGFTVGHDGTEPDQEENFWSQALEDLETCGQSGILRELEEPEKETALLTRATIMSGSTLSLNHEPPASRTSLGRQASFQERSNTRPQVTPRSNTLPSDPQRRAFAMKKMRQEVNDILNQTPVELRKLTLEKSSDLEDFGFSVSDGVLDRGVYVNNIRGGGPAERGGLQAYDRLLQINHVRTRDFDCCLVVPLIAESSNRLDLVISRNPASSANPLTNHTEGTDNSHAPQPTAYQKEAREDAGEDGAPIKWKKPGDGLGAGLGAGLVTNTSV, encoded by the exons ATGGAGCGCTTCCTGGCTCTCCTGCGCCTGCTCCAAAGGAGGCGCAGGAGGAGGTACCGCGCCGACGACGACTACCAGGAAGGATACGACGACGTCTACTTCTACACCAGCAAGTACCACGCGCGCCTGCTAC ATGAAGGTCCGTACACCAAACAGTCGGCGGGCTCGCGTCCGTCGGACGGCGCGCTGGCCGTCAGGAGGCAGAGCATCCCGG ATGAGTTCCGGGGCTGCACGCTGGTGGAGCTGATGAAGAAGGAGGGCACCACGCTGGGGCTGACCGTGTCGGGCGGCATCGACAAGGACGGAAAGCCGCGGGTGTCCAACCTGAGGCAGGGAGGGATCGCCGCCAG GAGCGACCAGCTGAACGTGGGCGACTACATCCGCTCCGTCAACGGCATCAACTTGGCCAAGTTCCGCCACGACGAGATCATCAGCCTGCTGAAGAACGTGGGCGAGCGCGTGCTGCTGGAGGTGGAATACGAGCTGCCGCCCGTCT CCGTGCAGGGTTCGGGTGTCATCTTCAAGACGGTGGAGGTGACGCTGCACAAGGAAGGGAACAGCTTTGGATTCGTCATCAGAG GTGGAGCCTGTGAAGACAGGAACAAGTGTCGACCCATCGTCATAGCAACCGTGCGCTCGGGAGGGCCAGCCGACAG GGAGGGCAGCATCAAACCTGGCGACCGTCTGCTGAGCGTTGACGGCATCCGTCTCCACGGCAACACGCTGGCGGAAGCCATGAGCGTTCTGAAGCAGAGCGGACAGGAAGCCACCATGCTGCTGGAGTACGACGTCTCCGTCATGG ACTCGGTGTCTTCGGCGTCGGGTCCTCTGCTGGTGGAGGTTGCCAAGGCGACGGGCTCCAGCCTGGGCGTGGCTCTGTCCTCGTCCATGTTCTGCAGCAAGCAGGTCATCGTCATTGACAAAGTGAAAGCGGCCAGCATCGCCGACAG GTGCGGCGCCCTCCACGCGGGCGATCACATCCTGTCGGTGGACGGCAAATCCATGGAGTTCTGCTCCCTGGCCGAGGCCACGCAGCTGCTCTCGGCTTCCTGCCACAACGTGCGCTTGGAGATCCTGCCGCAGCACCAGGCCCGCCCGGCCCTCAACGCGCCGCAGCAAG TCAAGGTGCAGCGTtctccccgccccctcccctggGAGACGGGAACCTCCGCACCCATCCTCCCCCCTTACCACTACAACACGTACCATCCTGACCAATCGGGCGGCAGGTCGCACAACCGCCATGCAAACAACGCGT CGCTGGGCCACACGTTCTCGCCGGGCTCCATGTCGGCGTACAGTCTGTCGTCCCTCAACATGAGCATTCCCAGGAACGCGTATCCCACCAGTCCGCGGGGCACGCTCATGAggaagaagcagaagaagaaggacTTCAAGAGCTCCC tgTCCCTGGCGTCCAGCACGGTGGGTCTGGCCGGCCAGGTGGTCCACACCGAGACCACCGAGGTGACCTTGCTGGGCGACGGCGTCATGGGCTTCGGCCTCCAGCTGCAGGGCGGCGTCTTTGCCACCGAGACGCTCTCCTCGCCCCCGCTCATCGCTTACATCGACCCTGACAGCCCCGCTGAGAG GTGCGGCATCCTCCAGATCGGCGACAGGATCTTGTCCATCAACGGAGTTCCCACAGAAGACTCCACTTTGGAAGAAACCAATCAGCTGCTCAGAGACTCCTCCATCACCGCACAACTCACACTGGAGATTGAGTTCGACGTGGCCg AATCGGTCATCCCGTCCTCCGGAACCTTCCACGTGAAGCTGCCCAAGAAACCGGGAGTGGAACTGGGAATCACCATCAGCT CGCCGTCCAACAGGAAAGCGGGGGACCCTCTCATCATCTCAGACATCAAGAAGGGCAGCGTGGCTCACAG GACGGGCACGCTGGAGCTGGGAGACAAGCTGCTGGCCATCGACAACATCCGCGTGGAGACCTGCTCCATGGAGGAGGCCGTGCAGATCCTGCGGCAGTGCGAGGAGCTGGTCAAGCTCAAGATACGCAAAGACGAGGACAACTCCGGTAAGCGACGGCCGGCGAGTCGCCCGTTAGCGAAGCGGCAGCCCACCCCTACGCCTCGCCTCGCAGACGAGCAGGAGGTGTCGGGGAGCATCATCTACACGGTGGAGCTGCAGCGCTACGGAGGGCCCCTGGGCATCACCATCTCCGGCACCGAGGAGCCTTTCGACCCTATCATCATCTCCTCGCTCACCAAGGGAGGCCTGGCCGAGAG GACGGGCGCCATCCACGTGGGCGACCGCATCCTGGCCATCAACAGCAGCAGCCTGAAGGGCAAACCCCTGAGCGAGGCCATCACCCTCCTCCAGCAGGCGGGGGAGACCGTCACGCTCAAGATCAAGAAACACGGCGAACGTACGTCCTCGCTGCGCCAAACCGGTCGCGGGCGTCGCCGAACCTCAGCCTGCATTTGCCTCTGCGCAGTGTCCAGTCCCAAATCGTGTCCGGGCCAGGAGAACCACGACGGCGAGGGCGGAGAGGAGCCCCCTCTCACGGCGCCGCCCCCTTCGGCTCAGAGGTTGTTCGGCACGCTGCCCTCCGTCGACAGCGCCGTGGAGTCCTGGGACGGGTCCAACGTGGACGGCGGCTTCGGCAGCCCGA ctccttcctTCCAGTCGTCGCCCTTCACCTTCCACGAGTGGCGCAACGCCAAGACGGGCAACAGCCAATCGCCCGCTTCGTCTCGCCGGAGAGCCAATCCGCTGCCGGACCTGTCGGGCCTCAACGACGACTGGGAACACGTCACGCTCGGCGG GTTCACGGTAGGACATGATGGGACAGAACCGGACCAGGAGGAGAACTTCTGGTCTCAGGCTCTGGAGGATCTGGAGACGTGTGGACAGAGCGGAATCCTCAGAGAACtggag GAACCGGAAAAGGAGACGGCGCTCCTCACTAGG GCCACCATCATGTCCGGCTCCACCCTCAGCCTGAACCACGAGCCGCCCGCCTCGCGCACCTCGCTGGGACGCCAGGCCAGCTTCCAGGAACGCAGCAACACCCGCCCCCAG GTGACCCCGCGCTCCAACACCTTGCCCTCCGACCCCCAGCGCAGAGCCTTCGCCATGAAGAAGATGAGGCAGGAAGTCAACGACATCCTCAATCAGACGCCGGTGGAGCTTCGCAAG CTGACTCTGGAAAAGTCTTCCGACTTGGAGGACTTTGGCTTCAGCGTGTCGGACGGCGTTCTCGATCGCGGCGTTTACGTCAACAACATCCGCGGCGGCGGCCCGGCCGAGCGCGGAGGCCTGCAAGCGTACGACCGCCTCCTCCAG ATCAACCACGTGCGCACTCGAGACTTTGACTGCTGCCTGGTGGTTCCGCTCATCGCCGAGTCGTCCAACCGCTTGGATTTGGTCATCAGCCGAAACCCCGCCTCCTCTGCCAACCCGCTGACCAATCATACGGAAGGCACAGACAATAGCCACGCCCCTCAGCCCACCGCTTACCAAAAGGAAGCGCGTGAGGACGCGGGCGAGGACGGCGCGCCAATCAAGTGGAAGAAACCTGGGGACGGGCTGGGGGCCGGCCTGGGGGCGGGGCTAGTCACCAACACTTCTGTATAG